One Yoonia sp. BS5-3 genomic window carries:
- a CDS encoding type IV pili methyl-accepting chemotaxis transducer N-terminal domain-containing protein — MKFLCFGAAALSASLTLCNAQVLADEQDALEVLSALHNADVLSRGIESDGADRIRYAQRLTMLTQKVAAASCALTSDVAIDESYADLEEAMHETDIILDALKFGNEALHILGPEENRRTLHDLQELRTEWYETHTAVEAVLADGHNVDSAHVIDDHNLSLLDKATVVASDILGQYSHPYEMTQADALLINIAGRQQMLTQKMSKDACEIWTGYHADIGREDLEATMVIFENSLHALRYGMPEAGVVAAPTPEIEADLDSILERWGVIRTNLDLLLAGEELDMAQKYEIFHDFNEELKEIDHLVNDYRAYVERHH, encoded by the coding sequence ATGAAATTTCTGTGTTTTGGGGCGGCAGCACTGTCTGCCTCGTTGACATTATGCAACGCACAAGTTTTGGCAGATGAGCAAGATGCGCTAGAGGTTCTATCGGCCCTGCATAATGCTGATGTTCTGTCACGCGGGATTGAGTCTGACGGAGCTGATCGTATCCGTTACGCACAACGCCTCACAATGCTCACGCAAAAGGTTGCGGCGGCATCCTGTGCGCTGACATCGGATGTCGCCATTGATGAAAGCTACGCCGATCTTGAAGAGGCGATGCATGAAACGGACATCATCCTGGATGCGCTCAAATTCGGTAATGAAGCCTTGCATATTCTGGGGCCGGAAGAAAACAGACGCACGCTCCATGACCTTCAGGAATTACGGACCGAGTGGTACGAAACGCATACCGCCGTAGAGGCTGTTTTGGCTGATGGCCACAACGTTGATAGCGCTCATGTCATTGACGATCACAATCTTTCGTTACTCGATAAGGCGACAGTGGTCGCCTCTGATATCTTGGGACAATATTCCCATCCATATGAGATGACCCAGGCAGATGCACTTCTGATCAACATTGCAGGTCGCCAACAGATGCTGACCCAGAAAATGTCAAAAGATGCCTGTGAAATCTGGACGGGGTATCACGCTGATATTGGTCGCGAGGATCTTGAAGCCACTATGGTGATTTTTGAAAACTCTTTGCACGCACTGCGCTATGGCATGCCTGAAGCAGGCGTTGTTGCGGCACCAACGCCTGAGATCGAGGCTGACTTGGACAGTATCCTCGAACGTTGGGGCGTCATACGCACAAACCTTGATTTGCTCCTTGCGGGCGAAGAGCTGGATATGGCCCAGAAATATGAGATATTTCACGACTTCAATGAAGAGTTGAAAGAAATAGATCACCTGGTCAACGACTACCGGGCCTATGTGGAACGACACCACTAG
- a CDS encoding IS3 family transposase (programmed frameshift), with translation MRQKPGTRKSHGDKVVKDIRRATRKQYSAEEKIRIVLDGLKGEDSIAELCRREGIAQSLYYSWSKEFLEAGKKRLAGDTARAATSTEVKDLRRESRDLKEVVAEQALELRLLKKKHARGWGGRRMRYPASEKLEIIRLVEGSHLPIKRTLDKLGIPRTTFYRWYDRYMSGGPEALDDRSPIPSRVWNRIPEPIREKIRDLALQESDLSPRELAVQFTDTEKYFVSEASVYRILKSYDLITSPAYVVLSAADEFKEKTTRPNELWQTDFTYLKVIGWGWFYLSTILDDYSRYIIAWKLCTTMKAEDVTDTLDLALQASGCDQATVLHKPRLLSDNGSSYISGELADWLEDQKMDHVRGAPYHPQTQGKIERWHQTLKNRILLENYYLPGDLRQQIDAFVDHYNHRRYHEGLQNLTPADVYFGRGETILKQRERIKRKTIETRRLLHRKSAA, from the exons ATGAGACAGAAACCCGGAACACGTAAGAGCCACGGTGATAAGGTCGTCAAAGACATCCGCCGTGCGACGCGCAAACAGTATTCCGCCGAAGAGAAGATTAGGATCGTGCTGGACGGCCTTAAGGGTGAGGACAGCATTGCCGAGCTTTGCCGTCGAGAGGGCATTGCTCAGAGCCTGTATTATAGCTGGTCCAAAGAGTTCCTTGAAGCGGGCAAGAAGCGTCTGGCTGGCGACACGGCCCGTGCAGCGACGTCGACCGAAGTCAAAGACCTTCGTCGGGAATCCCGTGATTTGAAAGAGGTCGTCGCTGAACAAGCCCTGGAGCTACGGCTGCTCA AAAAAAAGCATGCTCGGGGATGGGGAGGACGACGAATGAGGTACCCCGCATCTGAGAAACTGGAGATCATTCGCCTGGTCGAAGGCTCGCATCTCCCGATCAAGCGAACCCTGGACAAGCTGGGGATTCCCAGGACCACCTTCTACCGCTGGTACGACCGGTATATGTCAGGTGGCCCCGAGGCGCTTGACGATCGTAGTCCGATACCGTCACGGGTCTGGAACCGCATTCCCGAGCCCATTCGAGAGAAGATCAGGGACCTGGCTTTGCAGGAAAGCGACCTGTCTCCGCGCGAGTTGGCCGTTCAGTTTACTGATACAGAAAAGTATTTTGTGTCAGAGGCTTCCGTATATCGCATCCTCAAGTCTTATGATCTGATCACCAGCCCGGCCTATGTGGTTCTGTCAGCCGCCGACGAGTTCAAAGAAAAGACAACGCGTCCCAACGAGCTATGGCAAACCGACTTCACATATCTGAAGGTCATCGGATGGGGCTGGTTCTATCTCAGCACTATCCTCGATGATTACAGCCGCTACATCATCGCCTGGAAGCTCTGCACAACGATGAAGGCCGAAGATGTGACCGATACGCTCGACCTCGCGCTGCAGGCTTCGGGCTGCGATCAGGCGACGGTGCTGCACAAGCCGCGCCTGCTCAGTGACAACGGGTCGAGCTACATCTCGGGCGAACTGGCTGATTGGCTGGAAGATCAGAAGATGGATCATGTTCGAGGTGCGCCATATCACCCGCAAACCCAGGGCAAGATCGAAAGGTGGCATCAAACGCTAAAGAACCGCATTCTGCTTGAAAACTACTACCTGCCCGGTGATCTCAGACAACAGATCGATGCCTTTGTCGATCACTACAACCACCGGCGTTATCACGAAGGCCTGCAGAACCTCACGCCTGCCGATGTCTACTTCGGGCGCGGGGAGACTATTTTGAAACAACGAGAAAGGATCAAGCGAAAGACCATCGAAACGCGACGCTTGCTTCACCGCAAATCCGCCGCATAA
- a CDS encoding Ig-like domain-containing protein, with product MRTAKLKATAVASSLVAAIVGVWSSPVSAQSTLPTFDCSGPGEIYQVQSGQLRIFDPLTSSYQNVGSNQGSYNATGYNILDDYAYGSQGSNIIRIGSDGSTEVAFSGIAFSYSGDVDNANNYWLRTNHTTYRRIDLATGVVTNVSFAGPNGGPADIAFLQFGGDDYLIGFSSSTMYRYNITDSTKENIPITGGLPGGGFGATWTDLNGRLFTFNNNTGEIWEIFDYDTGSPFAEFVAQADASGNNDGFSCPIAPFPNLPPLAFDDDYITPVNVDVVDNVITNNDNGVDNDPEGTTITVNTTPVTGPTNGTVVLNSDGSFTYTPNCLTSAPMGQFRPI from the coding sequence ATGAGAACTGCTAAGCTCAAGGCGACCGCAGTCGCAAGTTCGTTGGTTGCGGCGATTGTAGGCGTTTGGAGCAGTCCAGTATCTGCTCAGTCTACTCTGCCTACTTTTGACTGTTCGGGACCAGGCGAAATCTACCAGGTTCAGTCCGGCCAGTTGCGCATCTTTGATCCTTTGACCTCATCCTACCAGAACGTTGGATCCAATCAGGGATCTTACAATGCGACCGGGTACAATATCCTTGATGACTATGCCTATGGTTCACAGGGTTCAAACATCATCCGGATCGGATCGGATGGATCAACAGAGGTCGCCTTTAGCGGAATAGCGTTCAGCTATTCTGGTGATGTCGACAATGCTAACAACTATTGGTTGCGGACAAACCATACCACCTATCGGCGGATCGATCTCGCCACAGGTGTCGTCACGAATGTGAGTTTCGCGGGACCCAATGGCGGTCCGGCTGATATTGCGTTTTTGCAGTTTGGTGGCGATGACTATCTGATCGGTTTCTCCAGTTCGACCATGTACCGATACAATATTACCGACAGCACGAAAGAGAATATCCCGATAACGGGTGGCTTGCCGGGCGGCGGTTTTGGCGCGACATGGACCGACTTGAATGGCCGGTTGTTCACCTTCAACAACAACACCGGAGAAATTTGGGAGATCTTTGACTACGATACAGGCAGCCCATTTGCTGAATTTGTCGCGCAAGCCGACGCTTCTGGTAACAACGACGGCTTTTCCTGTCCAATCGCCCCGTTTCCAAATCTGCCGCCATTGGCGTTCGACGATGACTACATCACGCCAGTTAATGTGGATGTCGTCGATAACGTCATTACCAACAATGACAACGGTGTAGATAATGACCCCGAAGGGACAACGATTACGGTCAACACCACACCCGTAACCGGTCCGACAAACGGCACAGTTGTCCTGAATTCGGATGGTTCGTTCACTTACACGCCAAATTGTCTGACGTCAGCGCCTATGGGACAGTTTAGGCCGATTTGA
- a CDS encoding recombinase family protein, with the protein MGGAVSLGYRVNPDKTVRGLLVDEKEVQTVKQIFAMYLELACLRQAEASLAEHGILSRPRGDWLAKPFSLGAIHKILTNPIYAGKSATRIRLMTAGMTRSSIGRHGRAFNPS; encoded by the coding sequence ATGGGAGGAGCCGTGTCGCTGGGATACCGCGTTAATCCGGATAAGACAGTGCGCGGTTTGCTGGTGGACGAGAAGGAGGTGCAAACCGTCAAACAGATATTCGCAATGTATCTCGAGCTTGCTTGTCTGCGGCAGGCCGAGGCAAGTTTGGCGGAGCACGGCATTTTGTCGCGACCGCGGGGCGATTGGCTAGCGAAACCGTTCAGCCTCGGCGCGATCCACAAGATACTGACCAATCCGATCTACGCCGGAAAATCCGCCACAAGGATAAGACTTATGACGGCCGGCATGACGCGATCATCAATTGGGAGACATGGCAGAGCGTTCAATCCAAGTTAA
- a CDS encoding SPOR domain-containing protein, with protein sequence MMTGIMTFVNGSMPRTLALLGCLGLAACDENGEFAFPAGDGATAAEPSTRRTITTPAGNDVERPDIFDITDRGLWDGRPSLGGAWVAHPDVTEPERVIIRNPANGRSVVGALFRRERENPGPLLQVSSDAAEELGLLAGAPTELSVIALRREEVEVEEEAGPEDNPVVASLAAPVSVESAPLDPVADGAAAAIDAADATAEAAVGAAAVAAVALPADETGEAPPEAAPVDVSAIIADVPVTEPGSSEVDLDAPYFQIGVFSVEANANAAAERLRGAGLPAAVIVEQAGGNDVWRVVAAQSDVDADLNAALTRIQGLGFVDAVTIGETAEEEEG encoded by the coding sequence ATGATGACAGGCATCATGACTTTTGTGAATGGCTCTATGCCGCGGACGCTGGCTTTGCTAGGCTGTCTCGGCCTTGCCGCATGTGACGAGAATGGCGAATTCGCGTTTCCAGCAGGGGATGGGGCGACTGCCGCCGAGCCGTCCACGCGCCGGACGATCACCACACCAGCCGGAAATGACGTCGAGCGTCCTGATATCTTTGACATCACCGACCGCGGCCTTTGGGATGGGCGCCCGTCACTGGGCGGGGCTTGGGTTGCACATCCTGATGTGACAGAGCCCGAGCGCGTGATCATTCGCAACCCAGCCAATGGCCGGTCGGTTGTGGGTGCGCTGTTCCGCCGCGAACGCGAAAACCCCGGCCCGCTTTTGCAGGTATCGTCTGATGCCGCCGAAGAGCTGGGCCTGTTGGCTGGCGCGCCAACTGAGCTGAGTGTCATCGCACTGCGCCGCGAAGAAGTCGAAGTTGAGGAAGAAGCGGGACCAGAGGATAATCCGGTTGTCGCATCCCTTGCGGCGCCGGTCAGCGTCGAATCGGCTCCTCTCGACCCGGTTGCCGATGGGGCAGCTGCTGCAATTGATGCCGCCGATGCGACGGCAGAAGCTGCTGTGGGTGCGGCGGCGGTTGCCGCTGTTGCGCTGCCAGCTGACGAAACAGGTGAAGCGCCGCCCGAAGCCGCCCCGGTGGATGTGTCTGCAATTATAGCTGACGTGCCGGTCACAGAACCTGGCTCAAGCGAAGTGGATTTGGATGCGCCTTATTTCCAAATCGGTGTCTTCAGTGTTGAAGCCAATGCCAATGCGGCCGCCGAACGGTTGCGCGGCGCAGGACTGCCCGCCGCTGTCATCGTTGAACAGGCGGGCGGGAATGATGTTTGGCGTGTTGTCGCGGCCCAGTCTGACGTGGACGCTGATCTGAATGCGGCGCTGACCCGCATTCAAGGCCTTGGTTTCGTTGATGCCGTGACCATCGGTGAGACCGCAGAAGAGGAAGAGGGATAA
- a CDS encoding D-alanyl-D-alanine carboxypeptidase family protein: protein MTSASLRLAVLSCVAVVWAAAAGAFETRATAAYVYDQTTGTVLLEKNAQAPLPPASMSKLMTLYMAFEAVADGRLAIDELLPVSTAAAAYGGSSMFLDTTDRVSVEDLLRGVIVLSGNDASAVLAEALSPDGTEAGFARMMTQRAQQMGMENSTFVNSNGWPAAGHRMSMEDLGILANRLIADFPTYYPLFAETEFAFDGRVPSNSRNRNPILSLGIGADGLKTGHTQEAGYGLVGSAKQGDRRVIFVITGLDTAAARAEESERLVNWAFRQFAQQDIVSQGTRIAQADVWMGQEPAVGLTVAQDLSLLVPVLNQGSIDAEVVYTGPIEAPIAAGDQVGELVVQLEGLPEKRIPLVAESAVARGGFTTRLRTAALVLWNRFDPAAEPAAEGA from the coding sequence ATGACATCGGCATCTTTGCGTCTGGCAGTTCTTTCATGTGTCGCGGTGGTTTGGGCTGCGGCTGCGGGCGCGTTTGAAACGCGTGCGACAGCGGCTTATGTCTATGATCAGACGACCGGCACGGTGCTACTTGAAAAAAATGCGCAGGCTCCGTTGCCGCCCGCATCGATGTCCAAGCTGATGACACTCTATATGGCGTTTGAGGCGGTCGCTGATGGTCGTCTGGCCATTGATGAATTGCTGCCTGTTTCTACGGCGGCGGCGGCCTATGGCGGATCGTCGATGTTTCTCGATACAACGGACCGTGTCAGTGTTGAGGATCTGCTGCGCGGCGTTATCGTGCTGTCAGGCAATGATGCCAGTGCTGTGCTTGCCGAAGCGCTATCACCAGACGGCACTGAGGCTGGCTTTGCCCGCATGATGACCCAACGCGCCCAGCAAATGGGCATGGAAAATTCGACCTTCGTGAATTCAAATGGCTGGCCTGCCGCAGGGCATCGGATGTCGATGGAGGACCTTGGCATTCTGGCGAACCGGCTGATTGCGGATTTCCCAACCTACTATCCGCTTTTTGCTGAGACCGAATTTGCCTTTGATGGGCGGGTCCCTTCGAATTCACGCAATCGCAACCCGATCCTGTCTTTGGGTATTGGGGCCGATGGGCTCAAGACGGGGCACACCCAAGAGGCCGGTTACGGTTTGGTCGGGTCCGCCAAGCAAGGGGACCGCCGGGTTATCTTTGTGATCACCGGGCTTGATACTGCTGCAGCACGGGCCGAGGAATCCGAACGTCTTGTGAACTGGGCTTTCCGCCAATTTGCGCAGCAGGATATCGTTAGCCAAGGCACACGGATTGCGCAGGCTGATGTCTGGATGGGGCAAGAACCCGCTGTCGGCCTAACAGTTGCACAGGATCTGTCATTGTTGGTGCCTGTTCTGAACCAAGGCAGCATCGATGCAGAGGTCGTTTATACCGGCCCCATCGAAGCACCCATTGCGGCCGGTGATCAAGTGGGCGAACTTGTCGTCCAGCTTGAAGGGCTACCCGAAAAACGCATTCCATTGGTGGCCGAAAGCGCTGTTGCGCGTGGTGGGTTCACGACACGTTTGCGGACTGCCGCACTGGTGCTTTGGAACCGTTTTGACCCAGCTGCGGAACCTGCCGCCGAAGGGGCATGA
- the tmk gene encoding dTMP kinase: MSTARFITFEGIDGSGKSTQARRFAEALGGRGADVILTREPGGSSGAEEIRQLVLTGDPDRWSAETEILLFTAARRDHLEKTIEPALKAGKTVISDRFADSTRVYQGATRGDLRAMVDRLHTLMIGREPDLTFIIDMDPATALERGLARNSGEDRFEDFGLAFQETLRHGFLALAKAHPNRCVLIDGNRPVDQIASEIAAYA, translated from the coding sequence ATGAGCACGGCCCGTTTCATCACTTTTGAAGGCATTGATGGGTCCGGAAAATCTACGCAAGCGCGCCGTTTTGCTGAGGCTTTAGGCGGGCGGGGCGCGGATGTCATTCTGACACGTGAACCTGGCGGTAGCTCGGGCGCAGAAGAAATACGCCAGCTTGTCCTCACAGGCGATCCAGATCGCTGGTCCGCCGAAACCGAGATTTTGCTGTTCACGGCCGCACGCCGTGACCATCTGGAAAAGACGATTGAACCGGCGCTGAAAGCCGGGAAAACAGTGATCTCGGATCGGTTTGCCGACAGTACACGGGTCTATCAGGGCGCGACCCGGGGCGATCTGCGCGCCATGGTCGACCGGCTGCATACGCTGATGATTGGCCGGGAGCCTGATCTGACTTTCATCATTGATATGGATCCGGCCACAGCGCTTGAACGCGGCTTGGCACGCAATTCAGGTGAAGACCGGTTTGAAGACTTCGGCTTGGCATTCCAAGAAACGCTGCGGCATGGGTTTCTGGCCTTGGCCAAGGCCCATCCAAATCGCTGCGTCTTAATCGATGGGAACCGTCCCGTTGATCAAATCGCAAGCGAGATTGCGGCTTACGCATGA
- a CDS encoding DNA polymerase III subunit delta', translating into MSDDALPEPDRIEGAPHPRETAKLFGQDRAIADFLETHASGRMHSGWLITGPRGVGKATLAWKIATFLLAAPAAGLFGDPTLDVDPDHPDARLIQSGAHPRLAVIKRPIDEKTKQLKSEITVDAVRRLKSFFQMSSADGGQRVVIVDAADELNRNAANAILKELEEPPAQTTILLIAHQPSRLLPTIRSRCRELRCQVLSDDMLGQALDQAGFPDQNSESLAVLAGGSAGDAIRLLHQDGLSLYADIVKAIEGLPRVDRLAVLRLADSCVGKAAQTRFGLTLDLLDLFLSRAARAGLLGAPAVQACPGEARLLARIAPDDRAARRWAQLQQDLSNRSRHGRAVNLDPAALILDMIFKIEETAQGVAAA; encoded by the coding sequence ATGAGCGATGATGCACTTCCCGAACCCGACCGGATTGAGGGCGCACCGCATCCGCGCGAGACGGCCAAGCTATTTGGACAGGATCGGGCGATCGCTGATTTTCTGGAAACCCATGCCTCGGGGCGGATGCATTCAGGATGGCTGATTACGGGCCCGCGCGGGGTTGGCAAAGCGACGCTGGCTTGGAAAATCGCCACTTTCCTACTGGCCGCGCCCGCGGCGGGCCTTTTCGGCGATCCTACATTGGACGTCGACCCTGACCACCCCGATGCGCGATTAATTCAGTCGGGCGCGCATCCGCGTCTTGCGGTGATCAAGCGGCCGATTGATGAAAAAACCAAACAGCTTAAGTCCGAAATTACCGTTGACGCGGTACGGCGCCTAAAATCCTTTTTTCAGATGTCATCGGCAGATGGCGGGCAGCGGGTTGTGATCGTCGATGCGGCTGATGAACTGAACCGCAACGCGGCCAACGCCATTTTGAAAGAACTGGAAGAGCCACCAGCGCAGACCACAATTCTGTTGATTGCCCATCAGCCATCGCGGCTGTTGCCGACCATCCGGTCGCGCTGCCGCGAATTGCGTTGCCAGGTCTTGTCTGACGATATGTTGGGGCAGGCGCTGGACCAGGCCGGCTTTCCTGACCAAAACAGCGAAAGCCTGGCAGTGCTGGCGGGGGGCTCTGCTGGGGATGCAATCCGGCTGCTGCATCAGGATGGGCTTTCGCTTTACGCTGATATCGTCAAGGCGATTGAGGGATTGCCGCGCGTCGACAGGCTTGCGGTATTGCGGCTGGCCGACAGCTGTGTCGGTAAGGCTGCCCAAACGCGCTTTGGGCTGACATTGGATTTGCTTGATCTGTTTTTATCGCGTGCTGCGCGTGCTGGTCTGCTGGGCGCACCTGCGGTTCAGGCCTGCCCGGGTGAGGCACGGCTTTTGGCCCGGATTGCGCCAGATGACAGGGCGGCGCGGCGCTGGGCGCAGTTGCAACAAGATTTGTCGAACCGGTCGCGGCATGGGCGTGCGGTCAACCTTGACCCTGCGGCATTGATCCTTGATATGATCTTTAAGATCGAAGAGACGGCGCAAGGTGTCGCCGCAGCCTGA
- a CDS encoding TatD family hydrolase encodes MTQATIVDSHCHLDFPDFDDERPAVIERALDAGVARMVTICTKLRLEPQVRAIAEAHAPVFYAAGTHPMSAADEPLTSVDELLTLSQHPKFVGIGETGLDYHYTADTADIQKASLRIHIAAARDTKLPLIIHARAADDDMAQILREEYQNGAYSCVMHCFSSSAALAHAALDLGFYLSMSGIAAFPKSQELRDIFAQAPVDRILVETDSPYLAPPPHRGKRNEPAFTAHTAKVGAEVFQMSYADFAAQTTANFDRLFWKAAL; translated from the coding sequence ATGACCCAAGCGACCATTGTTGACAGTCATTGCCATCTGGATTTCCCGGATTTCGATGATGAGCGTCCCGCCGTCATTGAACGTGCCCTTGATGCAGGGGTGGCTCGGATGGTGACGATCTGTACCAAATTGCGGCTTGAGCCGCAGGTGCGCGCCATTGCTGAAGCACATGCACCAGTCTTTTACGCCGCAGGCACCCACCCGATGAGCGCGGCAGATGAGCCTCTGACAAGCGTTGATGAATTGCTAACACTTAGCCAGCATCCTAAGTTTGTCGGGATTGGGGAAACCGGGCTCGACTATCATTACACTGCCGACACGGCGGATATTCAAAAGGCGTCACTGCGTATTCATATCGCGGCCGCCCGCGACACCAAATTACCGCTGATCATTCATGCCCGCGCCGCCGATGATGACATGGCGCAGATCCTACGCGAAGAATACCAAAACGGCGCCTATTCTTGTGTCATGCATTGCTTTTCCAGCTCTGCGGCTTTGGCGCATGCGGCCCTGGATCTTGGGTTTTATCTGTCCATGTCTGGCATTGCAGCCTTCCCCAAATCGCAAGAGCTGCGCGATATCTTCGCCCAGGCCCCCGTTGATCGCATTTTGGTTGAAACCGACAGCCCATACTTGGCGCCGCCGCCTCATCGGGGCAAACGGAACGAGCCTGCATTCACCGCCCATACCGCCAAGGTTGGCGCTGAGGTATTCCAGATGAGCTATGCCGATTTCGCCGCACAGACGACCGCCAATTTCGACCGGCTGTTCTGGAAGGCGGCCCTATGA
- a CDS encoding MBL fold metallo-hydrolase: MTDTLEFTILGCGSSGGVPRLGGLWGACDPNNPKNIRRRCSLLVTRRSGAGVTQVLIDTGPDMRSQLLDAGVGALDAVVYTHAHADHMHGIDDLRMIVFNTRTRLAVWADEPTSHDLLDRFGYAFVQPEGSSYPPICDLNRIDGDVLVDGAGGAITLTPFEVEHGAITALGFRVGDVAYLPDVSAIPQQSWGHLQGLDCWIVDALRHAPHPTHSHLANTLEWIEQVKPKQAVLTNMHNDLDYAEVAAQTPEYVQPAYDGMTLSFPAK; this comes from the coding sequence ATGACGGATACGCTCGAATTCACAATTTTGGGCTGCGGCTCATCGGGCGGGGTGCCGCGCCTTGGCGGGCTTTGGGGGGCATGTGATCCAAACAACCCAAAGAACATCCGCCGCCGTTGTTCACTGCTTGTGACGCGGCGAAGCGGGGCAGGGGTGACACAGGTGCTTATCGATACTGGCCCGGATATGCGCAGCCAGCTTTTGGATGCGGGGGTCGGGGCCCTTGATGCTGTTGTCTATACACATGCCCACGCAGATCATATGCATGGCATTGATGATCTGCGGATGATCGTGTTCAACACGCGCACGCGGCTTGCTGTTTGGGCCGATGAACCCACCAGCCATGACCTGCTGGATCGGTTTGGCTATGCGTTTGTACAGCCCGAAGGCTCATCCTACCCACCGATCTGCGACTTGAACCGGATCGATGGGGATGTCTTGGTCGATGGGGCAGGCGGGGCAATTACGTTGACACCGTTTGAGGTCGAACATGGTGCTATCACGGCGCTGGGCTTTCGGGTCGGGGATGTCGCTTATCTGCCTGACGTGTCAGCCATCCCCCAACAAAGCTGGGGGCATCTGCAAGGGCTGGATTGCTGGATCGTCGATGCGCTGCGCCATGCACCGCATCCAACCCATTCGCATTTGGCGAACACGCTGGAATGGATCGAGCAGGTGAAACCAAAGCAGGCGGTGCTGACCAACATGCATAATGATCTCGATTATGCCGAAGTCGCGGCGCAAACGCCGGAATATGTGCAGCCAGCCTATGACGGGATGACCCTGTCCTTTCCAGCAAAATGA
- a CDS encoding AEC family transporter: MTALIEVILPVFLVIGFGYVAVWQGYFADSVVDGLMRFAQAFAIPCLLFRAISTLDLSQSFDLALLGSFYAGAFAGFLAGLFGARYLFRRGWEDSVAIAFCCMFSNSLLLGLPITERAYGASALEANYAIIAIHSPFGFGIAITAMEIARNRGGRIAALPGKVLKAIFKNALIVGIGLGFVVNLGGIPVPGALTEALDLISRAALPTALFGLGGVLYRYRPEGDMRTILFVVAISLGLHPAIAFGLGHVNDLSDAAIRSAVLTAAVAPGINAYVFANMYGAAKRVAASSVLFGTGLSILTVWCWLAVLP, translated from the coding sequence ATGACAGCTCTGATCGAAGTTATTCTGCCCGTCTTCCTGGTGATCGGTTTTGGCTATGTCGCCGTTTGGCAGGGCTATTTCGCGGATTCGGTTGTGGATGGGCTGATGCGCTTTGCCCAGGCCTTCGCGATCCCTTGCCTGCTATTCAGGGCGATTTCCACGCTTGATCTGAGCCAAAGCTTTGATCTTGCATTGCTTGGCAGCTTTTATGCGGGGGCTTTTGCGGGGTTCCTGGCGGGGCTTTTTGGTGCGCGCTACCTGTTTCGGCGGGGCTGGGAGGACAGCGTTGCCATTGCGTTTTGCTGCATGTTCTCGAATTCGTTGCTATTGGGCTTGCCGATCACTGAACGGGCCTATGGCGCATCGGCGCTTGAAGCAAACTACGCCATTATTGCGATCCACTCGCCCTTTGGGTTTGGGATTGCCATCACAGCGATGGAAATCGCGCGTAATCGGGGCGGGCGGATCGCAGCGCTGCCGGGCAAGGTTTTAAAGGCTATCTTTAAGAATGCTTTGATCGTAGGGATCGGTCTGGGCTTTGTGGTGAACCTTGGCGGCATCCCGGTGCCGGGTGCATTGACCGAAGCACTTGATCTCATTTCGCGTGCGGCGCTGCCCACGGCGCTATTTGGCTTGGGCGGTGTGCTGTACCGGTATCGGCCCGAAGGGGACATGCGGACGATCCTGTTTGTCGTCGCAATCTCGCTTGGGCTGCACCCGGCCATCGCCTTTGGGCTGGGGCATGTGAATGATCTATCCGATGCGGCCATCCGGTCGGCGGTTTTGACTGCTGCTGTGGCACCCGGGATCAATGCTTATGTCTTTGCTAATATGTATGGCGCCGCAAAGCGGGTGGCGGCGTCATCTGTTCTGTTTGGCACCGGGCTTTCGATTCTCACGGTGTGGTGCTGGCTGGCGGTCCTCCCTTAG
- a CDS encoding DUF1330 domain-containing protein, whose translation MPKGYIIGHVTVNDPEAYQEYIIRDTPMIEAHGGRPIVRGGPAENAEGPEFSRHVIFEFPDFESAKALYYSPEYQEVARIRRENATSMIVLVEGV comes from the coding sequence ATGCCCAAAGGCTATATTATCGGCCACGTTACCGTGAACGACCCAGAAGCCTACCAAGAATACATCATCCGCGATACGCCTATGATTGAGGCCCATGGCGGCCGTCCAATCGTCCGGGGCGGGCCGGCTGAAAACGCTGAAGGTCCGGAATTTTCACGCCATGTTATTTTCGAATTTCCCGACTTCGAAAGCGCCAAGGCCCTCTATTATTCCCCCGAATATCAAGAGGTCGCGCGTATCCGCCGCGAGAATGCGACCAGCATGATCGTTTTGGTCGAAGGCGTCTAA